One window from the genome of Streptomyces sp. WZ-12 encodes:
- a CDS encoding FAD-binding oxidoreductase: MAKSHSTLTRADILTGLADLVAAEQIVTDPEQLQQASVDRFKKYQSVHGIYDGPLPAAIVNARSTQDVSRVLAFANAHGINVVARTGRTGTEGGLETAVEDTIVLDGSGLDRILAIDTDNMQVTVECGVPLQLLEDRLREQGLTTGHSPQSKPLAQYGGLVATRSIGQLSTLYGAIEDMVVGLEAVFADGTVTRIKNVPRRAAGPDIRHIVIGNEGALCYLTEVTVKVFKYQPENNEFHGFLVDDMATGVAMIREVVTGGYRPSVVRVYSPEDARQHFDHFYQGKVVVVFVAEGPKGLVRATSEEITRVAAQYPHTAVDPGLIEEWFANLNWGVEKIEAEKQHMLKEAELGYTTEVSVDWSRTVELYDNVMDRIRNHFPAADDLVMLGAHSSHSYQTGTNLYFVYDYKINCAPREEIDKYHIPLNAIIVEEALKVGGSIVHHHGIGKYRAPWTRQEHGSAYYLLAKLKETFDPNGIMNKGTIFPI, encoded by the coding sequence ATGGCCAAGTCGCATTCGACACTCACCCGCGCAGACATCCTCACCGGCCTCGCCGACCTCGTCGCCGCCGAGCAGATCGTCACCGACCCGGAGCAGCTTCAGCAGGCGAGCGTCGACCGCTTCAAGAAGTACCAGTCCGTGCACGGCATCTACGACGGCCCGCTGCCCGCGGCGATCGTCAACGCCCGTTCCACCCAGGACGTTTCACGCGTCCTGGCCTTCGCCAACGCCCACGGCATTAACGTGGTCGCCCGCACCGGCCGCACCGGCACCGAGGGCGGGCTGGAGACCGCCGTGGAGGACACGATCGTGCTCGACGGCTCGGGCCTGGACCGGATCCTCGCGATCGACACCGACAACATGCAGGTCACCGTGGAGTGCGGTGTGCCCCTCCAACTCCTGGAGGACCGCCTGCGCGAGCAGGGCCTGACCACCGGCCACTCCCCCCAGTCCAAGCCGCTGGCGCAGTACGGCGGCCTGGTCGCCACCCGCTCGATCGGCCAGCTCTCCACGCTGTACGGCGCGATCGAGGACATGGTCGTCGGCCTGGAGGCGGTCTTCGCCGACGGCACCGTCACCCGCATCAAGAACGTCCCGCGTCGCGCCGCCGGCCCCGACATCCGACACATCGTCATCGGCAACGAAGGCGCGCTGTGCTACCTCACCGAGGTCACGGTCAAGGTCTTCAAGTACCAGCCGGAGAACAACGAGTTCCACGGCTTCCTCGTCGATGACATGGCCACCGGTGTCGCGATGATCCGCGAGGTGGTCACGGGCGGCTACCGTCCCTCGGTGGTGCGCGTCTACTCCCCCGAGGACGCCCGCCAACACTTCGACCACTTCTACCAGGGCAAGGTTGTCGTGGTGTTCGTCGCGGAAGGCCCCAAGGGCCTGGTGCGCGCCACGAGCGAGGAGATCACGCGGGTCGCGGCCCAGTATCCGCACACCGCGGTCGACCCCGGGCTGATCGAGGAGTGGTTCGCGAACCTCAACTGGGGCGTCGAGAAGATCGAGGCCGAGAAGCAGCACATGCTCAAGGAGGCCGAACTCGGCTACACCACCGAGGTGTCCGTGGACTGGTCACGCACCGTGGAGCTCTACGACAACGTCATGGACCGCATCCGCAACCACTTTCCGGCGGCAGACGACCTGGTGATGCTGGGCGCCCACTCCTCGCACAGCTACCAAACAGGCACCAACCTGTACTTCGTCTACGACTACAAGATCAACTGCGCGCCGCGTGAGGAGATCGACAAGTACCACATCCCGCTCAACGCCATCATCGTCGAAGAGGCCCTGAAGGTCGGCGGCTCGATCGTGCACCACCACGGCATCGGCAAGTACCGGGCACCGTGGACACGGCAGGAGCACGGCAGTGCCTACTACCTGCTGGCCAAGCTCAAGGAGACGTTCGACCCGAACGGGATCATGAACAAGGGGACGATCTTCCCCATCTAG
- a CDS encoding SDR family NAD(P)-dependent oxidoreductase — MAEQRVVLVTGGGTGIGAATARLLRTAGHQVVISGRRPEPLRRVAEETGALAHPSDVGDPEAVRELVEATVAAYGRLDGVVLNAGIGRAGAVGDLAVEDWEELIRTNVTGPFLLLRAALPHLLAARGAVVAVASVGALRNSIGSAGYSTSKAALLHLCRSMAVDYGPQGLRANAVCPGWVRTEMADQRMTRFAAEAGLAGGAEAGYEEANRLNPARRPGDPQEVAEAIDWLLSPAASYVNGAALTVDGGVTQLGVGGAAFDYRIEARTPRP, encoded by the coding sequence ATGGCGGAGCAGCGTGTTGTCCTGGTGACGGGTGGGGGGACGGGAATCGGGGCCGCCACGGCCCGACTGCTGCGTACCGCCGGGCATCAGGTGGTGATCTCCGGGCGACGGCCTGAGCCACTGCGGCGGGTGGCTGAGGAGACCGGAGCGTTGGCTCACCCTTCCGACGTCGGTGACCCCGAGGCCGTCCGTGAGCTCGTCGAGGCGACGGTGGCGGCCTACGGGAGGCTCGACGGTGTGGTGCTCAACGCCGGAATCGGGCGGGCCGGCGCGGTCGGCGACCTCGCGGTCGAGGACTGGGAGGAGCTGATACGAACCAATGTCACCGGACCGTTCCTGCTGCTGCGTGCCGCGCTGCCGCATCTGCTGGCGGCCCGCGGTGCGGTGGTCGCGGTCGCCTCGGTCGGCGCGCTGCGCAACAGCATTGGCAGCGCCGGCTATTCGACGTCCAAGGCGGCTTTGCTCCACCTGTGCCGTTCAATGGCCGTTGACTACGGGCCGCAGGGGTTGCGGGCCAACGCGGTGTGCCCGGGCTGGGTGCGTACGGAGATGGCCGACCAGCGGATGACGCGGTTCGCGGCGGAGGCGGGGCTGGCGGGCGGTGCCGAGGCGGGGTACGAGGAGGCGAACCGGCTGAATCCCGCCCGGCGGCCGGGCGATCCGCAGGAGGTCGCCGAGGCGATCGACTGGCTGCTCTCGCCCGCCGCTTCCTACGTCAACGGGGCCGCCCTGACCGTCGACGGCGGGGTGACCCAACTCGGCGTCGGCGGCGCCGCCTTCGACTATCGGATCGAGGCACGCACCCCGCGCCCGTAG
- a CDS encoding FGGY-family carbohydrate kinase, with the protein MTSTRPRYFIGIDNGSQSSKVTVFDARGRAVSEGRAALRPYHTPRPGIVEHPDDDLWTTIGQASRAALAAFPGDPADIAGVGLCTIRFCRAVLKADGTLAQPVMSWMDQRVSQPHAVPDAAYVTTSSGYLTHRMTGAFRDTAANYAGRWPVDPETWNWSTDDGQLAAFGVTRSMLFDLVQPGEILGQVTPQAAAHTGIPAGIPVVATANDKAVEALGCGLRNPHTLLISLGTYVAGMTTGTHHVPAARDFWTNYASEPGRYLYESTGVRRGMWTVSWYRDLLGEEAALHARAAGLGVEDYLNAQAEKVPAGCDGLMTVLDWLAPPTAPFRKGTLLGFDGRQGRFHIYRSILEALALTIHDTSARMATELGTTFDEVILTGGGSHSDLMMQIHADVHGLPTHRATATSTAGLGAAICTAVALGTYPNTDEALTHMTHPGTVFEPNEANHATYQRLNQVYRNIRNHTDAIYQHTYGIFN; encoded by the coding sequence ATGACCAGCACCCGTCCCCGCTACTTCATCGGCATCGACAACGGTTCACAGTCCTCGAAGGTAACCGTCTTCGACGCCCGCGGCCGGGCTGTGAGCGAGGGTCGCGCCGCCCTACGCCCCTACCACACCCCACGCCCCGGCATCGTCGAGCACCCCGACGACGACCTGTGGACCACCATCGGACAGGCAAGCCGAGCGGCGCTCGCCGCCTTCCCCGGCGACCCGGCGGACATCGCCGGGGTCGGCCTGTGCACAATCCGCTTTTGCCGCGCGGTACTCAAGGCGGACGGCACACTGGCCCAACCCGTCATGAGTTGGATGGACCAACGTGTCTCCCAACCACACGCCGTACCGGACGCGGCATATGTGACCACGTCCTCCGGCTACCTCACCCACCGCATGACGGGCGCCTTCCGCGACACCGCCGCCAATTACGCAGGCAGATGGCCCGTCGACCCCGAGACCTGGAACTGGTCCACAGATGACGGGCAGTTGGCGGCCTTCGGCGTCACGCGGTCCATGCTGTTCGACCTCGTCCAGCCCGGCGAGATCCTCGGCCAGGTCACACCGCAGGCCGCCGCGCACACCGGCATCCCCGCGGGCATCCCCGTCGTGGCGACCGCCAACGACAAAGCCGTCGAAGCACTCGGTTGCGGACTGCGCAATCCCCACACCCTCCTGATCTCACTCGGCACCTACGTCGCCGGCATGACCACCGGAACACACCACGTACCGGCCGCCCGGGACTTCTGGACCAACTACGCGAGCGAGCCCGGCCGTTACCTCTACGAATCCACCGGCGTACGGCGCGGCATGTGGACCGTGAGCTGGTACCGCGACCTCCTCGGCGAAGAAGCGGCCCTCCACGCACGAGCCGCCGGCCTCGGCGTCGAGGACTACCTCAACGCCCAGGCCGAGAAGGTCCCCGCCGGCTGCGACGGCCTCATGACGGTCCTGGACTGGCTCGCCCCACCCACCGCGCCCTTCCGCAAAGGCACCCTCCTGGGCTTCGACGGCCGCCAAGGCCGCTTCCACATCTACCGCTCCATCCTCGAAGCGCTCGCCCTGACCATCCACGACACCTCCGCCCGCATGGCCACCGAACTGGGCACCACCTTCGACGAAGTCATCCTCACCGGCGGCGGCTCCCACTCAGACCTCATGATGCAAATCCACGCCGACGTCCACGGCCTCCCCACCCACCGCGCCACCGCCACCAGCACAGCCGGCCTCGGCGCAGCCATCTGCACGGCCGTCGCCCTCGGCACCTACCCGAACACCGACGAGGCCCTCACACACATGACCCACCCGGGCACGGTGTTCGAACCAAACGAGGCCAACCACGCGACCTACCAACGCCTCAACCAGGTGTACCGAAACATCCGCAACCACACCGACGCCATCTACCAACACACCTACGGCATCTTCAACTGA